In one window of Pseudobdellovibrionaceae bacterium DNA:
- a CDS encoding L,D-transpeptidase family protein: MGLLFGQLLIYALLAAQGMGLSQALAEDPPSQAAEAPLSIESDPEAVIPPKGLVPTSLLRLGNKQYASRFALLADKSQRTLSVWEQQEDKLHFVSAYPMDFGRSEGDKLVSGDKKTPEGIYFFEEMLEGESLNFDEYGKRAFTMNYPNFFDLLQGKSGSGIWLHAIPESKSLNRGSRGCLVVRNAVIDTVGKYIDLSNTPIVVQHNVTYVFPEERIQKQQTLQSWLDRWRLSWQSQDLDSYMTFYSEKFRGNNMSKAQWRRYKKSLNEKYSSIEVKVEHPIILANDSEVFFRFLQKYKSDRLNDTGEKQLFVTGPNQQSLEILGEIWSPVKIKNDEVVAHQQSATSSTAENL; the protein is encoded by the coding sequence ATGGGTTTATTATTTGGCCAATTATTGATTTATGCACTATTAGCTGCGCAAGGGATGGGGCTTTCGCAAGCCTTGGCCGAAGACCCGCCATCTCAAGCGGCCGAGGCACCCCTCTCAATAGAGTCAGACCCTGAAGCTGTGATACCACCCAAGGGACTGGTCCCTACAAGTTTATTGCGGCTTGGCAACAAACAATATGCCTCCCGCTTTGCTTTACTTGCAGACAAAAGCCAACGCACACTGTCTGTGTGGGAACAGCAAGAGGACAAGCTTCATTTTGTATCAGCCTACCCCATGGATTTTGGAAGATCTGAAGGCGACAAACTCGTCTCTGGCGACAAAAAAACCCCTGAGGGAATCTACTTCTTTGAAGAGATGCTTGAGGGTGAGTCCCTTAATTTTGATGAGTACGGCAAGCGGGCTTTCACCATGAACTACCCGAACTTTTTTGACTTACTTCAGGGCAAATCAGGGTCTGGAATATGGTTGCACGCGATTCCTGAGTCAAAGTCATTAAACCGAGGCTCAAGAGGCTGTTTGGTCGTAAGGAACGCCGTCATCGATACTGTTGGCAAGTACATTGATCTTTCGAATACTCCCATAGTTGTCCAGCACAATGTCACTTATGTGTTCCCTGAAGAAAGAATTCAAAAGCAACAAACCCTGCAAAGTTGGCTCGACCGATGGCGCCTCAGTTGGCAAAGCCAAGACCTAGATAGCTATATGACTTTCTATAGTGAGAAGTTTCGGGGCAATAATATGTCAAAGGCTCAATGGCGCCGCTACAAAAAATCTCTCAACGAAAAATACAGTTCTATAGAGGTCAAAGTCGAACATCCCATAATATTGGCCAATGACTCTGAAGTTTTCTTTCGGTTTTTGCAGAAATACAAATCTGATCGGCTCAATGACACCGGAGAAAAACAACTTTTCGTGACAGGCCCTAACCAACAGAGTCTCGAAATTCTTGGCGAGATCTGGTCACCTGTGAAAATCAAAAATGATGAAGTTGTAGCCCATCAGCAATCTGCAACTAGCAGCACGGCTGAAAATCTGTAA
- a CDS encoding 30S ribosomal protein S1 has product MVDSNRSQKSKAQIAREQVLAILDEADKEVPDNPGQVNDTAAGEDFARLFAQSVGERDFNVGDVVSGRVVDVQEDFVLVDINYKSEGLIPIGEFRLVEGQRDIRAGQEVQVYIDRIENENGMVVLSKDKADMLRAWDDISRAAENEEVIEGTVIAKVKGGLSVDIGVKAFLPGSQIDLRPVRNMDNFIGKTLKFKVIKFNKRRGNIVLSRRALLEEEREALRSQTLDTMKEGSIVRGLVKNITDYGAFVDLGGMDGLLHITDMSWGRVKHPSEVLNVGDEVEVKVLKFDENKERVSLGLKQLSDDPWNIVIEKYPVGRKMSGKIVTLADYGAFVELEDGIEGLIHVSEMSWTKRVKHPSQVVNVGDEVNVIVLEVDAENRRISLGMKQLQPNPWVELKGTYPPGTIIEGEVKSITDFGVFIGIEEGIDGLIHISDFSWTKRVNHPSEMFNKGDKVRAVVLGVDIENERFSLGLKQLEDDPWANIEDRFPIGSQHEVKVTKTADFGVFVELDQDIEGLIHISELSTKRVEKPEEVVKVGDTIKAEIMTIDKDARKIGLSAKLVTLREQKADVDDYVKKATSTSKTSLGELFGDALKDAAAQPAEAKSTED; this is encoded by the coding sequence ATGGTAGACAGTAACCGTTCGCAAAAATCAAAAGCGCAGATCGCGCGTGAGCAGGTTCTCGCGATTTTAGACGAGGCCGATAAGGAAGTTCCAGATAATCCAGGCCAGGTGAATGACACCGCAGCCGGTGAAGATTTCGCTAGACTATTTGCTCAATCTGTTGGCGAACGTGATTTTAACGTCGGTGATGTGGTCTCCGGCCGAGTGGTTGATGTGCAAGAAGACTTTGTGCTTGTAGACATCAACTATAAAAGTGAAGGTCTGATCCCGATCGGTGAATTTAGACTGGTAGAAGGCCAGCGCGACATCAGAGCTGGGCAAGAAGTTCAGGTATATATTGATAGAATTGAAAATGAAAACGGCATGGTCGTGTTGTCAAAAGACAAAGCCGATATGCTACGCGCTTGGGACGACATCTCAAGAGCTGCTGAGAACGAGGAAGTCATTGAAGGAACAGTGATTGCAAAAGTTAAAGGTGGCTTGAGTGTTGATATTGGAGTGAAGGCATTTTTGCCGGGAAGCCAAATTGACCTCCGTCCCGTGCGGAACATGGACAACTTTATTGGTAAAACATTGAAGTTCAAAGTGATTAAGTTCAACAAGCGACGAGGAAATATCGTTCTTTCTCGTAGAGCCCTTCTTGAAGAGGAGCGCGAAGCTCTTCGAAGTCAAACACTCGACACAATGAAAGAAGGCTCTATCGTTCGCGGTCTTGTGAAGAATATCACCGACTACGGTGCATTCGTTGATCTTGGCGGTATGGACGGTCTTCTGCATATCACTGATATGAGCTGGGGCCGAGTGAAGCATCCGTCAGAAGTTCTCAACGTGGGTGACGAAGTTGAAGTGAAGGTTCTTAAGTTTGATGAAAACAAAGAACGCGTCAGTCTTGGCTTGAAGCAGCTTTCAGATGATCCATGGAATATCGTGATCGAGAAATACCCTGTGGGCCGCAAAATGAGCGGCAAGATAGTGACGTTGGCTGATTACGGTGCCTTCGTTGAGCTTGAAGATGGAATCGAAGGTTTAATTCACGTGAGTGAAATGAGCTGGACGAAGCGAGTGAAGCACCCGTCTCAAGTGGTCAATGTGGGCGACGAAGTGAATGTCATCGTGCTAGAAGTGGATGCTGAAAACCGACGTATTAGCCTTGGTATGAAGCAGCTTCAGCCAAACCCATGGGTTGAACTGAAAGGCACTTATCCTCCAGGAACCATCATTGAAGGTGAAGTGAAATCGATCACTGACTTTGGTGTGTTTATCGGTATCGAAGAGGGTATTGATGGATTGATCCATATTTCTGACTTCTCTTGGACTAAGCGCGTGAACCATCCTTCAGAAATGTTCAATAAAGGCGACAAAGTGAGAGCCGTTGTATTGGGCGTGGATATCGAAAATGAGCGGTTCAGCTTGGGCTTGAAGCAGCTAGAAGATGACCCGTGGGCAAACATTGAAGATCGTTTCCCCATTGGCTCTCAGCATGAAGTGAAGGTTACAAAGACAGCTGACTTTGGTGTGTTTGTTGAGTTGGATCAAGACATAGAAGGTCTTATCCATATTAGCGAGCTCTCTACGAAGCGCGTAGAAAAGCCAGAAGAAGTGGTTAAAGTGGGTGACACCATTAAAGCCGAAATCATGACCATCGACAAAGATGCCCGCAAGATTGGCCTCAGCGCGAAACTTGTGACATTGCGTGAGCAAAAGGCGGATGTGGATGATTATGTGAAAAAGGCCACAAGCACTTCTAAAACAAGCTTGGGTGAGCTTTTCGGCGATGCTCTAAAGGATGCTGCGGCACAACCAGCTGAGGCAAAATCCACAGAGGACTAA
- the sppA gene encoding signal peptide peptidase SppA, with the protein MKKFLLNTVMIFAIISFGAFLLAMGSIIGKLQFEHKIKVPEPSILSLKLEGIIGEPSRFLEDLRYFRKDENVKGIVIHINSPGGVVGPSQEIYAEIKRTRDEFQKPVVAVCSAVAASGAYYAAVAADRIVTNPGTMLGSIGVIMQFANLEKLYEWAKVGRYVVKTGAYKDSGASYRPMREDEKELFQDLIDEVQVQFKQAVASGRNLPADLVDKYADGRVFTGEAAVKLGFADKVGTYLDGVRVAGELSGLGDDPEIFEPPEKHASFFETMVEGQFQGSLANRVEGWLSLNLVGKPLYLLPGSLGN; encoded by the coding sequence ATGAAAAAATTTTTGCTCAATACCGTTATGATATTTGCGATTATCTCATTTGGGGCTTTTTTGTTGGCCATGGGGTCCATCATCGGAAAGCTTCAGTTTGAACATAAAATCAAAGTTCCTGAGCCATCAATATTGTCTTTAAAGCTTGAGGGGATCATTGGTGAGCCCAGTCGGTTTTTAGAAGACTTGCGATATTTTCGAAAAGACGAAAACGTAAAGGGCATTGTGATTCACATCAACTCACCAGGTGGAGTTGTGGGGCCAAGCCAAGAAATCTATGCCGAGATCAAAAGAACGCGCGATGAATTTCAAAAGCCCGTGGTGGCTGTATGTTCAGCGGTGGCCGCAAGCGGAGCCTACTATGCCGCCGTCGCCGCCGATCGCATCGTAACTAACCCAGGAACTATGTTGGGTTCTATTGGTGTGATCATGCAGTTTGCTAATCTTGAAAAACTCTATGAATGGGCGAAGGTGGGACGGTATGTGGTTAAAACCGGAGCCTATAAAGATTCTGGTGCGAGCTATCGGCCCATGCGTGAAGATGAAAAAGAGCTCTTCCAAGATTTAATTGACGAAGTGCAGGTGCAGTTCAAGCAAGCCGTGGCTTCAGGGCGAAACCTTCCTGCGGATTTGGTCGATAAATATGCCGATGGCCGGGTGTTTACGGGAGAGGCGGCAGTCAAGTTGGGTTTTGCTGATAAAGTGGGCACCTATTTGGATGGCGTACGGGTGGCTGGTGAGCTATCAGGGTTGGGTGACGATCCTGAGATATTTGAACCACCAGAGAAGCACGCGAGTTTTTTTGAAACAATGGTTGAAGGCCAGTTTCAAGGAAGTTTGGCCAATCGCGTGGAGGGATGGCTCAGTTTAAATTTGGTGGGTAAACCTCTGTACTTGCTCCCAGGAAGCTTAGGGAATTAG
- a CDS encoding insulinase family protein, whose product MKVVVSIIFAFSVLLQGCASGSKSHKDFKLRSYKDLTTKNGMRVLLIKDSGLPYFTMMMLVRTGSVSDPKDKKGLTSMVAGLMSKGTKSMSATEVAESFGQIGSEFSASVTSDFTLFQASTLSSHQSELLKNFSEVIVRPVFTQTEVDRYKKQTLSAFASILDDPSSVASLAIEKYLYETHPYSYSSSGTKDGVVAIKRQDIVNHYQKFIRPNNVDLAVVGDFDDDIMMRLEGYFDGWDQAPVSGPVLSSIPQIDKIQIQIVDKGDLGQAQIRLAHIGIPRKHPDYLALKVANTILGGGFASRLMDEIRIKRGLTYGVSSEFDARRDQGPFIVSTFTRVDKVGDTVKESLAVIDKFKKDGVTKEEVENAKALIKGQFPRALETAELTASNLLQLRYYGVPDSYLSNFLEDIDNISRSDVNRVIQAYFHPDKMKIVVHAPKEKVTDQLNPLGEASSISYDSVMQ is encoded by the coding sequence ATGAAAGTAGTTGTTAGTATTATTTTTGCATTTTCTGTTTTGCTTCAAGGATGTGCCTCGGGTTCAAAATCTCACAAGGATTTTAAGCTTCGTTCGTACAAAGATTTGACCACCAAAAATGGAATGAGGGTTCTACTCATTAAAGATAGTGGATTGCCGTACTTTACAATGATGATGCTCGTGAGGACCGGTAGCGTGTCTGACCCTAAAGATAAAAAAGGTTTGACCAGTATGGTGGCGGGATTAATGAGTAAAGGGACGAAGAGCATGTCAGCCACAGAAGTGGCCGAGTCCTTTGGTCAAATTGGAAGTGAATTTTCGGCATCAGTAACAAGTGATTTTACGCTGTTTCAAGCCTCCACGCTGTCATCCCATCAGTCTGAACTTCTCAAAAACTTTTCTGAAGTGATCGTTCGTCCAGTGTTTACGCAAACAGAAGTGGATCGATATAAAAAACAAACTCTTTCAGCCTTTGCATCGATTTTAGATGACCCCTCTTCTGTGGCGAGCTTGGCCATAGAGAAATACCTCTATGAGACCCACCCTTACAGCTATTCTTCATCAGGAACAAAAGATGGTGTAGTCGCCATTAAGCGCCAGGACATTGTTAACCATTATCAAAAATTCATTCGGCCGAACAATGTGGATCTTGCGGTGGTTGGTGATTTTGATGATGACATCATGATGCGACTAGAGGGGTATTTTGATGGCTGGGATCAAGCTCCTGTGTCGGGTCCCGTGTTGTCGAGCATCCCGCAGATCGACAAAATCCAAATTCAAATAGTGGACAAAGGAGATCTGGGGCAGGCCCAGATTCGATTGGCGCACATTGGTATTCCAAGAAAACATCCTGATTATTTGGCTCTAAAAGTGGCCAACACCATCCTCGGCGGAGGTTTTGCTAGCCGACTCATGGATGAGATAAGGATTAAGCGGGGACTGACCTACGGAGTTTCATCAGAGTTTGATGCAAGAAGGGACCAGGGGCCATTTATTGTGTCCACATTCACTCGTGTTGATAAGGTGGGGGACACGGTGAAAGAGAGCTTGGCAGTCATCGATAAATTTAAAAAAGATGGCGTCACCAAAGAAGAAGTGGAAAATGCCAAAGCATTAATCAAAGGCCAATTTCCAAGGGCCCTTGAAACAGCAGAACTCACGGCAAGCAACCTGCTACAGCTTAGGTATTACGGGGTACCGGATTCGTACTTGTCAAATTTTCTAGAAGACATCGACAACATCTCAAGAAGTGATGTGAATCGAGTGATTCAAGCTTATTTTCATCCCGATAAAATGAAAATCGTCGTGCATGCGCCAAAAGAAAAAGTGACAGACCAGCTAAACCCCTTAGGCGAAGCAAGCTCCATTTCATACGACTCAGTAATGCAATAA
- a CDS encoding HIT domain-containing protein has protein sequence MGSKKTKTTGEISGSPNVSTKDIWPQERDYMTRPDRFKYVRKLLKPDGCVFCNAREAGVSFESLCLYLDDQAMVILNKFPYNSGHLLVLPHRHCGRLADLSAEEYDHLSRLLLFTVKTVENIFECPGFNVGLNHGSVAGAGIPEHLHWHVIPRWHGDTNFFPVIAETKVLPETLEQTYERLKDSFREVHL, from the coding sequence ATGGGTTCTAAAAAAACAAAGACCACTGGTGAAATTAGCGGGTCGCCCAATGTGTCCACCAAAGACATTTGGCCGCAGGAGCGAGACTATATGACTCGACCTGATCGATTCAAGTACGTTCGAAAGCTGTTGAAGCCAGACGGTTGCGTTTTTTGCAATGCCCGCGAGGCAGGAGTCTCCTTTGAGAGTTTGTGTCTGTACCTCGACGATCAGGCCATGGTGATTCTTAATAAGTTTCCCTACAACTCAGGGCATCTGTTGGTGTTGCCCCATCGACATTGCGGTCGGCTGGCGGATCTGTCGGCTGAGGAATACGACCATTTGAGTCGGTTATTGCTGTTTACTGTGAAAACGGTAGAGAACATTTTTGAATGTCCAGGGTTCAATGTGGGATTGAATCATGGTTCTGTGGCCGGAGCTGGAATCCCCGAGCATCTTCATTGGCATGTGATTCCCCGTTGGCACGGAGATACTAATTTTTTTCCAGTGATTGCAGAAACCAAAGTGCTGCCAGAAACATTGGAACAAACTTATGAACGTTTGAAAGACTCTTTTAGAGAGGTCCATTTGTAA
- the mce gene encoding methylmalonyl-CoA epimerase yields MFDLPIQYAFDHVGIAVASLAEGKKFYEALGFKEMHVEEVVTEKVRVGMFELANQARIELLEPMSEDSPVAKFLAKRGPGVHHFCLRVADINEAISKLVASNIRLINDIPRPGAHGCQVAFVHPSAAGGVLVELSQPPKGEGLA; encoded by the coding sequence ATGTTTGATCTGCCGATACAATACGCCTTTGATCACGTGGGAATTGCTGTAGCCTCATTGGCTGAAGGCAAAAAGTTTTATGAAGCTTTAGGTTTTAAAGAAATGCACGTGGAGGAAGTGGTCACCGAAAAAGTTCGAGTGGGCATGTTTGAGCTGGCCAATCAGGCCCGCATTGAGCTTTTAGAGCCAATGTCAGAAGACAGTCCCGTGGCAAAATTTTTGGCTAAGCGAGGCCCAGGGGTTCATCACTTTTGTTTGCGAGTGGCTGATATCAATGAGGCCATTTCAAAGTTAGTGGCATCAAATATTCGTTTGATAAATGATATTCCGCGCCCAGGGGCCCATGGTTGCCAAGTGGCATTTGTTCACCCGTCAGCGGCAGGCGGTGTCTTGGTCGAGTTGAGCCAGCCTCCGAAGGGAGAAGGTCTTGCGTAA
- a CDS encoding flagellar basal body-associated FliL family protein, translated as MAEEEKQAKPRNMAKILSFAFLALNLAVMGAGGFMVYSSTLGYKTPEVSEGDLNRELASFRESLQGTPVMYNLGSFTTNLDGLPRRIVRVEVNLEMLDAEGFEEAMGKASESQDSVVRILNGKKLTDLESVQGKLRLKNQIITQVNSMLDRGVVKNVYFSDFVIQ; from the coding sequence ATGGCTGAAGAAGAAAAACAAGCAAAACCACGAAACATGGCTAAAATCCTGAGTTTTGCCTTTTTAGCCCTTAATCTGGCCGTAATGGGTGCGGGTGGATTTATGGTTTACTCATCAACGCTGGGTTACAAAACACCTGAAGTGTCAGAAGGCGATTTGAACCGAGAATTGGCCTCGTTCAGGGAGAGTCTGCAAGGAACACCGGTGATGTATAACTTAGGCTCGTTCACAACCAACCTTGACGGCTTGCCGCGTAGAATTGTGCGGGTTGAAGTGAACCTTGAAATGCTCGACGCCGAAGGGTTTGAAGAGGCTATGGGCAAAGCTTCAGAATCACAGGATTCAGTGGTTCGAATTCTTAATGGTAAAAAGCTAACAGACCTTGAGTCAGTTCAGGGTAAATTGCGTTTGAAAAATCAAATCATCACACAGGTCAACAGTATGTTAGACCGGGGTGTGGTGAAGAACGTCTATTTTTCTGACTTTGTGATACAATAA
- a CDS encoding rhomboid family intramembrane serine protease, producing MQPAPVTPMVKKLLILNVGIWLLLVIGLQELVLHSRVVFEYFGLIPDSTVFRFYLWQPFTYMFLHSGSEIFHILFNMLLLWWLGAELELRWGSRFFLTYYLVCGVGAAVIYTVGAILYFWLTNQAYVLGVPVVGASGAVYGLLLAYGMIFGDRVMYFMMMFPMKAKHLVMILGGIELVTLLSSGPTGPVATLCHLGGLATGFLYLLYLAQRRGGGSAGRKKPKRKYGRKLRLVVDNDRLGDDQGDRPPRYWN from the coding sequence ATGCAACCGGCGCCGGTCACTCCAATGGTCAAAAAACTGCTGATATTAAACGTGGGTATTTGGCTGTTGCTTGTAATTGGTCTGCAGGAGCTGGTTTTACATTCTAGGGTGGTGTTTGAGTATTTTGGCCTTATTCCAGACTCGACAGTGTTTCGCTTTTATTTATGGCAGCCATTTACTTACATGTTTTTGCATTCGGGATCAGAGATTTTTCATATCTTGTTTAATATGCTGCTACTTTGGTGGCTGGGGGCTGAGCTCGAGCTTCGATGGGGTTCTCGCTTTTTTCTGACCTACTACCTCGTCTGTGGAGTGGGTGCTGCAGTGATTTATACCGTGGGAGCCATTCTCTACTTCTGGTTAACCAATCAGGCCTATGTGCTTGGGGTTCCTGTAGTTGGGGCCTCTGGAGCGGTTTACGGGTTATTGTTGGCCTACGGGATGATCTTCGGGGATCGAGTCATGTATTTTATGATGATGTTCCCCATGAAGGCCAAGCATTTGGTTATGATATTGGGGGGCATAGAGCTTGTGACCCTGTTGTCATCGGGGCCCACGGGGCCAGTAGCCACCCTTTGTCACTTGGGCGGCCTGGCCACGGGTTTTTTGTATTTACTGTATTTGGCGCAAAGGCGGGGCGGTGGCAGTGCGGGTCGCAAAAAGCCCAAGCGCAAGTATGGACGGAAGCTTCGATTGGTGGTAGACAATGATCGCTTGGGCGATGATCAAGGCGATCGTCCTCCGAGGTACTGGAATTAA
- a CDS encoding insulinase family protein, with product MGLPTWADIESSHTVSVADQIRFPVEKFKLNNGLTVLIHEDHSSPIFSYHQWFRVGSRHEQPGRTGLAHFFEHLMFKGTDKHPGKDYEKLIQGNGGSNNAFTNRDYTGYYTNLPSGKLPLVVDIESDRLVNLNFVQSEINSEREVVKEERRFRTENNVMGTIWESLFSTVYKVHPYRWPVVGSMKDLNAASMQDMKDFYRIYYAPNNSVVVVAGAVDTKEAKKLITEYYSKIPAQSIPAPKFVKEPEQGAPRKTTIRKDVQNATVAVSYLCPKSGEDDVFALDLMSSILGEGSSSRLYKDLVYEKQLASSTSSFAYSMAEEGVCASILSLKPGKSSTTALRHYQNQLSKLRTTPVSDKELEKAKTMVIKGYVDSMKTVAGKARLMALNEILFSDYSEMFKDIDRYNAVSKQDIMRVANKYLVPKKQSVIQVLPKK from the coding sequence TTGGGATTACCAACTTGGGCTGATATAGAGTCTAGCCATACGGTTTCAGTGGCAGATCAAATTCGATTTCCTGTAGAAAAATTTAAATTGAACAATGGCCTGACTGTTTTGATTCACGAAGATCATTCGTCGCCCATTTTTAGTTATCACCAGTGGTTTCGGGTGGGATCAAGGCATGAACAACCAGGTCGCACGGGCTTAGCCCATTTTTTTGAGCACCTTATGTTCAAGGGTACCGACAAGCATCCCGGAAAAGACTACGAAAAACTAATTCAAGGCAATGGGGGGTCAAACAACGCATTCACCAATCGAGACTATACGGGGTATTACACCAATCTCCCCTCTGGCAAGCTCCCCCTGGTAGTAGATATCGAGTCGGATCGTTTAGTTAACCTGAATTTTGTACAGTCTGAAATCAATAGCGAGCGAGAAGTTGTTAAAGAAGAGCGACGTTTTCGAACAGAAAATAATGTCATGGGCACGATCTGGGAATCATTATTTTCTACGGTTTATAAAGTTCATCCTTATCGTTGGCCCGTGGTGGGTTCAATGAAAGACCTCAATGCGGCATCCATGCAAGATATGAAAGACTTTTATCGTATTTATTATGCTCCTAATAATTCTGTAGTTGTGGTTGCAGGTGCGGTAGACACAAAAGAGGCCAAAAAATTAATCACAGAATACTATTCAAAGATCCCCGCGCAGTCCATACCAGCCCCCAAGTTCGTTAAAGAACCAGAGCAGGGTGCCCCAAGAAAAACCACAATTCGCAAAGATGTTCAAAATGCCACTGTGGCCGTGAGCTATTTGTGTCCGAAGTCTGGCGAGGATGACGTTTTTGCCCTTGACTTAATGTCAAGTATTCTCGGAGAAGGTTCGTCGAGCCGACTTTATAAAGATTTAGTCTATGAAAAACAATTGGCTTCTTCGACCAGTTCCTTTGCTTACAGTATGGCCGAGGAGGGTGTGTGTGCATCCATTTTGTCGCTAAAGCCAGGCAAAAGCTCCACCACGGCGCTCCGGCACTATCAGAACCAGCTGTCGAAACTCAGAACCACCCCGGTGTCAGATAAAGAGCTAGAGAAAGCAAAGACCATGGTCATTAAGGGATATGTGGACTCTATGAAAACAGTGGCGGGCAAGGCTCGGTTGATGGCTTTAAACGAAATTTTGTTTAGCGACTATTCAGAGATGTTTAAGGACATTGACCGGTACAATGCCGTGTCTAAGCAAGATATTATGCGAGTAGCAAATAAGTATTTGGTTCCAAAGAAACAATCAGTGATTCAAGTATTACCAAAAAAATAA